One Paraburkholderia sp. IMGN_8 DNA window includes the following coding sequences:
- a CDS encoding CaiB/BaiF CoA-transferase family protein — MSATPDPSATAAVPKGPLAGVKVLELGTLIAGPFAARFLGEFGADVIKIEDPKGGDPLRKWRKLYPEVGGTSLWWAVQARNKKSVTINLKAEEGKEIVRRLAKEADIVVENFRPGLLEKLGLGYDVLSAENPGLVMVRLSGYGQTGPYRDRPGFGAIAESMGGLRHITGYPDLPPPRIGISIGDSIAALHGVIGALMALHHKQVNGGKGQVVDVALYEAVFNMMESVVPEYGVYGMVRERTGASLPGIVPSNTYPCRDGSIVIGGNSDPIFKRLMLAIEREDLANDPALAHNDGRVPRTQEIDGAIAAWLATRTIDEALAVLNAADVPVGRIYSVADMFTDPQFMARQMIQRFKWQDGQEIALPSVTPKLSETPGETRWLGPELGEHTDEVLQSLGYDADHIARLHAQQIV, encoded by the coding sequence ATGAGCGCCACCCCCGACCCAAGCGCAACTGCAGCCGTGCCCAAAGGCCCGCTCGCAGGCGTCAAGGTGCTCGAACTTGGCACGCTGATCGCCGGCCCGTTCGCCGCGCGCTTTCTCGGCGAATTCGGCGCCGACGTCATCAAGATCGAAGATCCCAAAGGCGGCGATCCGCTGCGCAAATGGCGCAAGCTCTATCCGGAAGTCGGCGGCACGTCGCTGTGGTGGGCCGTGCAGGCGCGTAACAAGAAATCCGTCACGATCAATCTGAAAGCCGAAGAGGGTAAGGAGATCGTGCGGCGTCTCGCGAAAGAAGCCGATATCGTCGTCGAAAATTTCCGGCCGGGTTTGCTCGAGAAGCTCGGGCTCGGCTATGACGTTTTGTCCGCGGAGAATCCCGGGCTCGTGATGGTGCGTCTGTCCGGCTACGGCCAGACCGGGCCGTATCGCGACCGGCCCGGCTTCGGCGCGATTGCCGAATCGATGGGCGGCTTGCGCCACATCACTGGATATCCGGATTTGCCGCCGCCGCGCATCGGCATTTCGATCGGCGACTCGATCGCGGCGCTGCATGGCGTGATCGGCGCGTTGATGGCGCTGCATCACAAGCAGGTGAACGGCGGCAAGGGGCAGGTCGTCGACGTCGCGTTGTACGAGGCCGTGTTCAACATGATGGAAAGCGTGGTGCCCGAATACGGCGTGTATGGCATGGTGCGTGAGCGCACCGGCGCGTCGCTGCCGGGCATCGTGCCGTCGAACACCTATCCGTGCCGCGACGGCAGCATCGTGATCGGCGGCAATAGCGATCCGATTTTCAAGCGGCTGATGCTGGCAATCGAGCGTGAAGATCTGGCGAACGATCCCGCGTTGGCGCACAACGACGGCCGCGTGCCGCGTACCCAGGAAATCGACGGCGCGATTGCCGCGTGGCTCGCCACGCGCACCATCGACGAAGCGCTCGCCGTGCTGAATGCCGCCGACGTGCCGGTCGGCCGCATCTATAGCGTCGCGGACATGTTCACCGATCCGCAGTTTATGGCGCGTCAGATGATCCAGCGCTTCAAATGGCAGGACGGTCAGGAAATCGCGCTGCCGTCGGTCACGCCGAAGCTTTCGGAAACGCCCGGCGAAACCCGCTGGCTCGGCCCGGAACTGGGTGAACATACCGATGAAGTCCTGCAATCGCTAGGTTATGATGCAGACCACATTGCACGGTTGCATGCGCAACAGATAGTCTGA